In Candidatus Zixiibacteriota bacterium, the following proteins share a genomic window:
- the atpE gene encoding ATP synthase F0 subunit C: MDYQTGLAIAAPLAIGVAAIGSGLGLGKAVGSAMEAMGRQPEAIAKIQTGMIIGAAFIEALTIYALLAFLMVMGKIGA; encoded by the coding sequence ATGGATTATCAAACTGGATTGGCGATTGCCGCTCCTCTGGCGATTGGTGTTGCCGCAATCGGATCAGGTCTGGGTTTGGGTAAAGCTGTCGGTTCTGCTATGGAAGCTATGGGGCGTCAGCCGGAAGCGATTGCCAAGATTCAGACAGGAATGATTATTGGCGCCGCGTTCATCGAAGCGTTGACAATCTATGCTCTGCTCGCATTTCTTATGGTTATGGGAAAAATCGGCGCGTAA
- a CDS encoding AtpZ/AtpI family protein translates to MRFQGTLKKSKRIEGARQIGIATTIPFLLVAGPVIGYFVGNWIDKKLGTEPYLMIILILLGFLSSGKETYKLIKQLNDGSKDTDDEFHS, encoded by the coding sequence TTGAGGTTTCAGGGTACGTTAAAGAAAAGTAAGAGAATTGAGGGAGCAAGGCAGATAGGCATCGCGACGACTATACCGTTTCTGTTAGTCGCCGGTCCTGTCATTGGATATTTCGTAGGAAATTGGATAGACAAAAAACTGGGTACCGAGCCATACTTGATGATAATCCTTATTCTTTTGGGATTTTTATCATCCGGGAAAGAGACCTATAAATTAATAAAGCAGTTAAATGATGGCAGCAAAGATACTGACGACGAATTTCACAGCTGA
- the atpB gene encoding F0F1 ATP synthase subunit A encodes MIHYKLLNNLIILTSEVANKAGEASEHGNGQEDGISMVMPNLLTFIFGNEFGHHYAVTIFALLIAVGMMIMGMMVYKNRQMIPGPFQNVVEMIFEGLYNLVHSMLGKATDRYIPFLGTLFIYIWFMNLSGLVPFVHAPTSSIKMTIALAITVFIYVQYISFTRMGFKKYFLHLCGDPYSGVTWVLVIINFPLHFIGEFIKPISLAARLFGNIFGEDTLIAVMVSLGVLALSAIHSPIGIPFQLPFYFLSLLLGTIQALVFTLLSTGYIMMALPHGEDH; translated from the coding sequence ATGATTCATTACAAGCTTCTAAATAATCTCATTATTCTCACCAGTGAAGTAGCCAATAAGGCGGGCGAGGCTTCAGAACATGGAAATGGCCAAGAAGATGGCATTAGCATGGTAATGCCAAATCTATTAACATTCATCTTTGGAAATGAATTCGGGCATCATTATGCTGTGACCATTTTCGCTCTTCTTATTGCTGTAGGTATGATGATAATGGGAATGATGGTTTATAAAAACCGTCAAATGATTCCCGGCCCGTTTCAAAACGTGGTTGAGATGATATTTGAGGGTTTGTATAATCTGGTTCATTCCATGCTGGGCAAAGCTACTGACCGCTATATTCCATTTCTGGGAACGTTATTTATCTATATTTGGTTTATGAATTTGAGCGGCCTGGTACCGTTTGTCCACGCTCCGACTTCATCAATTAAGATGACGATAGCCTTGGCGATCACAGTATTTATATATGTGCAATACATTTCTTTCACTCGGATGGGATTCAAGAAATATTTCCTTCATTTATGTGGCGATCCTTATTCTGGCGTTACCTGGGTTCTGGTTATTATTAACTTCCCTCTACATTTTATTGGAGAGTTCATTAAGCCGATTTCACTGGCTGCGCGACTTTTTGGAAATATTTTTGGCGAGGATACTCTTATCGCGGTCATGGTATCGCTTGGTGTCCTTGCGCTATCGGCAATTCATAGCCCAATAGGTATTCCATTCCAGTTGCCTTTTTATTTCCTGTCGCTATTGCTCGGAACGATTCAGGCATTGGTTTTCACACTGTTATCAACCGGATATATAATGATGGCTCTGCCCCATGGGGAAGACCATTAA